AAGGCGGCTACTCTCTAGTAGACAAAAAAGTGCTTTATGTGGTGGTTAGTCCCAGCGAAATAATGGAAATCAAACGAATTGTTCATGAGCTAGATGCAAAAGCCTTCATTTCAGTGATTAATGTACACGAAGCAATCGGGGAAGGTTTTACTTATTCAAGACCTACAAGAACGTTATTCAAAAAAAAGAAACCTACACATTAAAAACAGGTATCAGAGAATAAAGCAAAGCTAAAATAGTTTTGTTTTATTCTCTGATACTTTTTAAATTCAAGTAGAACTACTATCTATTTTTAAGCGATTCAGTTCGTTTGACAATTCTAAAAATGCTTCATGATTATTCTCTTCTAAAGCCAAGTCGATTTGTCGATAAAGAAAATCAATTTTTGCTTGTTTTTCTTCATGAGCAAAGAAATTATTAATGTTTTCAACCACATCTTCACTGACTTGCTCATTCCAACGAGCGTAAGGATTATCTTCTAAAATGGACAGATATTGACCATTTTGCCAAGAATCTTCAAAAATACATTCTACATATAATGCTTCTTTCCAATTCATACGGATTTCATGAAAAATTTGATCGGTATCCGTAAATTCTTTGTTTGTGATAAACAATTTAATTGGCTCATCATCCATTTCACTTGAGGTGATCTTTATCCCTCGTGTTGTTTTCTCTGCACGTTCTATAAAATGAACATTATTCAAAATAGCTTCGTGATTGATTAAATAATTTAAAATCCATAAAACCTCTCTTTGACTAAAAGAAACATTATTTACGAACCAAATTAAAAATTCTTTTTTTTCCGAGACATTGACAAACATATAATCACCTATCTTTCTTCAATATCCTCTAACAATGACTGGGCTTCATTATCACCTGGTTCATGTTGTAGATAGTGTTCCAATAATTTTTTAGCCTTTCCTAACTGCCCTTCTTCACGAAGGAAAACAGCATATTCTTTTAAAAATTCAGGTTCATGTGAAAGTTCTTGATAGGCTTGTTCATAATGTACCTTTGCTAAATCAAACTCTTCTAGCTCGTTATAGGCATGAGCTAAATTCCATTCGCCATAAGGATGCCCTTGTTCTTCCATTTGCTGAACAACGTCAATGACTTCCTGGTACCGCTGTTCATTTAGATATAAATTGCTTAATGTTAGCCTTGTCTCATCAGTTTTTTCACCAAGTTCTAGGGCTTTCTTTAATAATTCTTCTGCTTGCTTTGTATCATGTAAACGATAAGCATTTTCTGACGCTAATTGATACAAGTCTACTTGGAATGGATTTTCTTTGATCCCTTCAGCTAAAATAGCACCCGCTTCTTCTAATTGCTCTTCTTCTTGCAATGCTTCCCCTAAAGATAAATAGAGTGATTGATAATGAGGGTTTAAAGCTCTTAATTGCTGTAATAAAGCAATTGCTTTTTGGTTTTCATGCAATTGCAAATAAGTGAATGCTAATTGAAACAAGCGATCATCTGTCTGTTCTTCTTGCAACGCTTTTTCTAAAAACGGAATCGCTTCTTCAAATTCTCCCAACATGCTATAACTACTACCAAGACGTTCGTTCACCGACACATTAGAAATATGATTTACTTTAGCTTCAAGTAATTCATGATACATCTCAGAAGCCTCACGAAACTGTCCGTTTACAAAATATAATTCTCCTAAAGCAAATAAAATCAGTGGTTCATCCGGCAATAAATTTTGTGCTTCTTTTAACTTCGCTTCGCTCACTTCTGGAATACCAATTACCTGATACAAATCGGCTGTGACTAACAAACTTTGAACATAACTATTGCTCTCTTTTGCAACATTTTCTAGGTAAATAAACGCATCATCAATTAAATTATTTTCGATAGCGATTTCAGCTAAAGGAATGTTCAACCCATCTGCATCTGGAAAAATCGTCAATAGATGTTCAAATATTGTTTTCCCCTCTTCTAAAAAGCCTAATGACAACAATTCTTCGCCTAGATCAGCTAATGTATCCTCATCATCTTTTCTTAGTGCTTCTGCCAACATCAATTGTGCTTCAGCTAATTCTTCTTCATGTAATGCTTGTAACATTTTTTCACTGTATGTTGTCATATTTTACCCTCTGATTTCTTTTAAAATAGTTTTATATTTTTCCACTGTTGCCAATAACTCTTCTGTTTTCGGCGTTTGTGTATGCTCTATTTCTCCTACTTCTCTTAAAAGTAGGGCACTTTCTCCACGATCAACACATTTTAAAACACCTTCTACATAGTCACTAACCAAAATCTGTTCAGGAAAATCAACTGGATAACCTAAACGAATCAACCATATCAGAAAATTTTTGTAATGAAACGAAAAGTGATTCACCTCTTGAGACCACAGCAACTGCAATAAACAGCCCAAAAATCGTTTCATGTGACTAGATAACAAATGACCGCTGGCTGATTCTAAAAATCCTTGTTCAAACAATACACCGAATTGATCGATAGATTGAGCCTCTTGCTCATAAAAACGAACCATCTCATCTAGCATACCAGTGAATGACTGTTGATTCAAACGTGTTTCATCACTATAATTTTTATAAAGCATCCGCAAAAAATCATGACTACAAACTATACCGCATCGGATAAACACTAGAAAATCCACTAATTTCCCTTCACCTTGATTGCTCGTTAAGGTATTATCGTAAATAACTTTTTTAGCCAGTACAGAATAGTGTAACACAGGCTGATTCTTCAGTTCTATTTGAGCTTCAGCAATCAAACTTTTACTAAGTGCTTGAACGGAAAGTGGTAATAACCAACAGTCAGATGTTAATACAGAAGTTTTATGGAGGAAATTGGTCAATTGAACGACTCCTTCATTCCCTACTCCTAAAAAAATAAACTCTTCTTGTTGATTGAAATCTGCTAAAAATGCCAACAAATTTTCCAGTTCATTCATATTATTACAGCGAACGTCATTTTTACAAATATACCAATCTAATTCTTGTTTGTCATCAAAAAGCTGAATCAATTTATCAGAAAATAAATCATAATAGCGTTGATTTGTGATCAAAAAAAGATGTTTTGCTTCAATAGAAGACAATTTAAGTTGGGAAGCAAATGTTTCACCATAAATAATTGTTGTCTCTAACTGATTTTTTCTATAAATCAATTCCATGATAACACCCCTCTTTCTTATTTTACCATTAGTTGTCGTAAAACAAAAAGATGGATGATTTTATTTTTTGAAAAAAGCAATGATAATTGTTCTAAGACATTTGTTCTTTTAATTTTCTTTAAGAACAGGCATTATTGATTCATCATTAACTATATATTTTATATTTTTTCTATGTAAAAAATTCTTATTTATAATTTATACTAAAGTTGTTTCAAAAAGCTGTTAGCTTTTAAGAATAGTAGCGCAC
The DNA window shown above is from Enterococcus sp. 4G2_DIV0659 and carries:
- a CDS encoding ReoY family proteolytic degradation factor, giving the protein MFVNVSEKKEFLIWFVNNVSFSQREVLWILNYLINHEAILNNVHFIERAEKTTRGIKITSSEMDDEPIKLFITNKEFTDTDQIFHEIRMNWKEALYVECIFEDSWQNGQYLSILEDNPYARWNEQVSEDVVENINNFFAHEEKQAKIDFLYRQIDLALEENNHEAFLELSNELNRLKIDSSST
- a CDS encoding tetratricopeptide repeat protein, translating into MTTYSEKMLQALHEEELAEAQLMLAEALRKDDEDTLADLGEELLSLGFLEEGKTIFEHLLTIFPDADGLNIPLAEIAIENNLIDDAFIYLENVAKESNSYVQSLLVTADLYQVIGIPEVSEAKLKEAQNLLPDEPLILFALGELYFVNGQFREASEMYHELLEAKVNHISNVSVNERLGSSYSMLGEFEEAIPFLEKALQEEQTDDRLFQLAFTYLQLHENQKAIALLQQLRALNPHYQSLYLSLGEALQEEEQLEEAGAILAEGIKENPFQVDLYQLASENAYRLHDTKQAEELLKKALELGEKTDETRLTLSNLYLNEQRYQEVIDVVQQMEEQGHPYGEWNLAHAYNELEEFDLAKVHYEQAYQELSHEPEFLKEYAVFLREEGQLGKAKKLLEHYLQHEPGDNEAQSLLEDIEER